AAATCAATGCAATTTAGGAGGAATCAATGAAAGGACATCAATTCAAATCCTGGATTTTCGAATTGAGAGAGATATTGAGAGAGATCAAGAATTCTCACTATTTCTTAGATTCATGGACCCAATTCAATTCAGTGGGGTCTTTCATTCACATTTTTTTCCACCAAGAACGTTTTCTAAAACTCTTTGACCCCCGAATTTTGAGTATCCTACTTTCACGCAATTCGCAGGGTTCAACAAGCAATCGATATTTCACGATCAAGGGTGTAATACTCTTTGTAGTAGCGGTCCTTATATATCGTATTAACAATCGAAATATGGTCGAAAGAAAGAATCTCTATTTGAGGGGGCTTCTTCCTATACCTATGAATTCCATTGGACCCAGAAATGATACATTGGAAGAATCGGTTGGGTCTTCCAATATCAATAGGTTGATTGTTTCGCTCCTGTATCttccaaaaggaaaaaagatcTCTGAGAGTTGTTTCCTGAATCCGAAAGAGAGTACTTGGGTTCTCCCAATAACTAAAAAGTGTAGCATGCCTGAATCTAACTGGGGTTCGCGGTGGTGGAGGAACTGGATCGGAAAAAAGAGGGATTCTAGTTGTAAGATATCTAATGAAACCATCGCTGGAATTGAGATCTTATTCAAAGAGAAAGATATCAAATATCTGGagtttatttttgtatattatatggATGATCCCATCCGCAAGGACCATGATTGGGAATTGTTTGATCGTCTTTCTCTGAGGAAGAGGCGAAATAGAATCAACTTGAATTCGGGACCGCTATTCGAAATCTTAGTGAAACACTGGATTTCTTATCTCATGTCTGCTTTTCGTGAAAAAATACCAATTGAAGTGGAGGGTTTCTTCAAACAACAAAGGGCTGGGTCAACTATTCAATCAAATGAGCATGTTTCCCATCTCTTCTCGAGAAACAAGTGGGCTCTTTCTTTGCAAAATTGTGCTCAATTTCATATGTGGAAATTCCGCCAAGATCCCTTCGTTAGTTGGGGGAAGAATCCGCACGAATCGGATTTTTTGAGGAACGTATCGAGAGAGAATTTGATTTGGTTAGACAATGTGTGGTTGGTAAACAAGGATCGGTTTTTTAGAAAGGTACGGAATGTATCGTCAAATATTCAATATGATTCCACAAGATCTAGTTTCGTTCAAGTAACGGATTCTAGCCAACCGAAAGGATCTTCTGATCAATCCAGAGATCATTTGGATTCCATTAGTAATGAGGATTCGGAATATCACACATTGATCAATCAAAGAGAGAttcaacaactaaaagaaagaTCGATTCTTTGGGATCCTTCCTTTCTTCAAACGGAAGGAACAGAGATAGAATCAGACCGATTCCCGAAATGCCTTTCTGGATATTCCTCAATGTCCCGGCTATTCACGGAACGTGAGAAGCAGATGATTAATCATCTGCTTCCGGAAGAAATCGAAGAATTTCTTGGGAATCCTACAAGATCCGTTCGTTCTTTTTTCTCTGATAGATGGTCAGAACTTCATCTGGGTTCGAATCCTACTGAGAGATCCACTAGAGATcagaaattgttgaagaaacaACAAGATCCTTCTTTTGTCCCTTCCAGGCGATTGGAAAAGAAAGAACTGGTTAATATATTCAAGATAATTACGTATTTACAAAATACTGTCTCAATTCATCCTATTTCATCAGATCCGGGGTGTGATAGGGTTCTGAAGGATGAACCGGATATGGACAGTTCCAATAAGATTTCATTCTTGAACAAaaatccatttttttatttatttcatctatTCCATGACCGGAACAGGGGAGGATACACGTTACACCGCGATTTTGAATCAGAAGAGAGATTTCAAGAAATGGCAGATCTATTCACTCTATCAATAACCGAGCCGGATCTGGTGTATCATAAGGGATTTGCTTTTTCTATTGATTCCTACGGATTGGATCAAAAACAATTCTTGAATGAGGCCAGGGATGaatcgaaaaagaaatcttTATTGGTTCTACCTCCTATTTTTTATGAAGAGAATGAATCTTTTTCTCGAAGGATCAGAAAAAGATGGGTCCGGATCTCCTGCGGGAATGATTTGAAAGAtccaaaacaaaaaatggtGGTATTTGCTAGCAACAACATAATGGAGGCAGTCAATCAATATAGATTGATCCGAAATCTGATTCAAATCCAATATAGTACCTATGGGTACATAAGAAATATATTGAATCGAGTCTTTTTAATGAATAGATCCGATCGCAACTTCGAATATGGAATTCAAAGGGATCAAATAGGAAAGGATACTCTGAATCATAGAACTATAATGAAATATACGATCAACCAACCTTTATCGAATTTGAAAAAGAGTCAGAAGAAATGGTTCGATCCTCTTATCTTGATTTCTCGAACCGAGAGATCCATGAATGGGGATCCTGATGCATATAGATACAAATGGTCCAATGGGAGCAAGAATTTCCAGGAAGATTTGGAACATTTCGTTTCTGAGCAGAAGAGCCGTTTTCAAATAGTGTTCGATCGATTACGTATTAATCAATATTCGATTGATTGGTCTGAGGTTATCGACAAAAAAGATTTGTCTAAGCCACTTCGTTTCTTTTTGTCCAAGTCACTTCTTTTTTTGTCCAAGTGGCTTTNNNNNNNNNNNNNNNNNNNNNNNNNNNNNNNNNNNNNNNNNNNNNNNNNNNNNNNNNNNNNNNNNNNNNNNNNNNNNNNNNNNNNNNNNNNNNNNNNNNNNNNNNNNNNNNNNNNNNNNNNNNNNNNNNNNNNNNNNNNNNNNNNNNNNNNNNNNNNNNNNNNNNNNNNNNNNNNNNNNNNNNNNNNNNNNNNNNNNNNNNNNNNNNNNNNNNNNNNNNNNNNNNNNNNNNNNNNNNNNNNNNNNNNNNNNNNNNNNNNNNNNNNNNNNNNNNNNNNNNNNNNNNNNNNNNNNNNNNNNNNNNNNNNNNNNNNNNNNNNNNNNNNNNNNNNNNNNNNNNNNNNNNNNNNNNNNNNNNNNNNNNNNNNNNNNNNNNNNNNNNNNNNNNNNNNNNNNNNNNNNNNNNNNNNNNNNNNNNNNNNNNNNNNNNNNNNNNNNNNNNNNNNNNNNNNNNNNNNNNNNNNNNNNNNNNNNNNNNNNNNNNNNNNNNNNNNNNNNNNNNNNNNNNNNNNNNNNNNNNNNNNNNNNNNNNNNNNNNNNNNNNNNNNNNNNNNNNNNNNNNNNNNNNNNNNNNNNNNNNNNNNNNNNNNNNNNNNNNNNNNNNNNNNAGATACTATTTCACCAATCGAGTCACAGGTATCTAACATATTCATACCTAACGATTTTCCACAAAGTGGTGACGAAACGTATAATTTGTACAAATCTTTC
This genomic stretch from Primulina tabacum isolate GXHZ01 unplaced genomic scaffold, ASM2559414v2 Contig846, whole genome shotgun sequence harbors:
- the LOC142535168 gene encoding protein Ycf2-like produces the protein MVERKNLYLRGLLPIPMNSIGPRNDTLEESVGSSNINRLIVSLLYLPKGKKISESCFLNPKESTWVLPITKKCSMPESNWGSRWWRNWIGKKRDSSCKISNETIAGIEILFKEKDIKYLEFIFVYYMDDPIRKDHDWELFDRLSLRKRRNRINLNSGPLFEILVKHWISYLMSAFREKIPIEVEGFFKQQRAGSTIQSNEHVSHLFSRNKWALSLQNCAQFHMWKFRQDPFVSWGKNPHESDFLRNVSRENLIWLDNVWLVNKDRFFRKVRNVSSNIQYDSTRSSFVQVTDSSQPKGSSDQSRDHLDSISNEDSEYHTLINQREIQQLKERSILWDPSFLQTEGTEIESDRFPKCLSGYSSMSRLFTEREKQMINHLLPEEIEEFLGNPTRSVRSFFSDRWSELHLGSNPTERSTRDQKLLKKQQDPSFVPSRRLEKKELVNIFKIITYLQNTVSIHPISSDPGCDRVLKDEPDMDSSNKISFLNKNPFFYLFHLFHDRNRGGYTLHRDFESEERFQEMADLFTLSITEPDLVYHKGFAFSIDSYGLDQKQFLNEARDESKKKSLLVLPPIFYEENESFSRRIRKRWVRISCGNDLKDPKQKMVVFASNNIMEAVNQYRLIRNLIQIQYSTYGYIRNILNRVFLMNRSDRNFEYGIQRDQIGKDTLNHRTIMKYTINQPLSNLKKSQKKWFDPLILISRTERSMNGDPDAYRYKWSNGSKNFQEDLEHFVSEQKSRISWRILQKKWCLPQWNLISEISSKCFHNLLLSEEMIHRNNESPLISTHLRSPNVWEFLYSILFLLLVAGYLVRTYLIFVARASSELQTEFEKVKSLMIPSSMIELRKLLYRYPTSEPNSFWLKNLFLVALEELGDSLEEIRASGGNMLGPAYGVKSIRSKKKYLNINLIDIIDLIPNPINRITFSRNTRHLSHTSKEIYSLIRKRKNVNGDWIDDKIESWVANSDSIDDEEREFLVQFSALTAEKGIDQILLSLTHSDHLSKNDSGYQMIEQPGAIYLRYLVDIHKKYLLNYEFNTSCLAERRVFLAHYQTITYSQTSCGTSTLHFPSHGKPFSLRLALSPSRGILVIGSIGTGRSYLVKYLATNSYVPFITVFLNKVLDNKPKGFLIDDIDIDDSDDIDASDDIDASDDIDRDLDTELELLSMMNALTMDMMPEIDRSYITLQFELAKAMSPCIIWIPNIHDLD